From the genome of Ziziphus jujuba cultivar Dongzao chromosome 6, ASM3175591v1, one region includes:
- the LOC107408496 gene encoding putative glucuronosyltransferase PGSIP8 produces the protein MAERRKQNYRVVGVLKFVLLFIAVCRTTAYDRERQTTTKTTEHRNAYATMMYMGTPRDYEFYVATRVLIRSLAKLRVDADLVVIASLDVPIRWVRALEQEDGAKVVRVENLKNPYQHQANFDRRFKLTMNKLYAWSLVEYDRVVMLDSDNIFLNKTDELFQCGQFCAVFINPCIFHTGLFVLQPSMEVFKDMTHELEIGRENPDGADQGFICGYFPDLLDHPLFHPPNNGTKLNGTYRLPLGYQMDASYYYLKLRWSVPCGPNSVITFPSAPWLKPWYWWSWPVLPLGISWHEHRRQTLGYSAEIPVVLIQSLIYLGIIAMTRLARPNTSKLCYRRVDKNISLIQNALKLVAIWFIIAAYFIPIFIIPHTVHPLLGWTLYLLGSFAFLSITVNVYLLPMLPVLVPWFGIFGALLVMACPWYPDGVVRALVVFGYAFFCSPFVWVSLVKIMSCLQVSLEREAFLPRLGESSPPPGFNKLY, from the exons ATGGCTGAGAGAAGAAAGCAAAACTATAGAGTCGTTGgagttttaaaatttgttttgctATTTATTGCAGTATGCCGAACGACGGCGTACGACCGGGAGAGGCAGACAACGACGAAGACAACAGAGCACAGAAATGCTTATGCGACGATGATGTACATGGGAACTCCAAGGGACTACGAGTTCTATGTGGCGACACGTGTCTTGATCAGATCGCTCGCCAAGCTCCGAGTCGATGCTGATCTCGTCGTCATTGCGTCTCTCGACGTCCCCATCCGTTGGGTTCGAGCTCT GGAACAGGAAGATGGCGCGAAAGTGGTGAGAGTGGAAAATCTGAAGAATCCGTACCAGCATCAGGCCAATTTTGATAGAAGGTTCAAGCTAACAATGAACAAGCTGTATGCGTGGAGTCTAGTGGAGTATGATCGAGTGGTCATGCTTGATTCTGATAATATTTTCCTCAACAAGACAGATGAACTATTCCAATGTGGACAATTTTGTGCTGTTTTCATTAACCCCTGCATCTTCCATACTGGCCTCTTTGTGTTGCAG CCATCGATGGAGGTGTTCAAGGACATGACTCATGAATTGGAAATTGGTAGAGAAAACCCAGATGGCGCGGACCAAGGTTTTATATGTGGCTATTTTCCTGATTTGCTTGATCATCCGTTGTTCCATCCACCTAATAACGGCACCAAACTCAATGGAACTTACAGACTTCCTCTGGGCTACCAAATGGATGCTTCTTACTATT ATCTGAAACTGCGCTGGAGTGTACCGTGTGGACCAAACAGCGTGATCACTTTCCCTAGCGCACCATGGTTGAAGCCGTGGTATTGGTGGTCGTGGCCCGTTTTGCCATTGGGCATTTCCTGGCATGAACATCGTCGTCAAACTCTTGG GTATAGTGCCGAGATACCGGTGGTCCTGATCCAGTCACTAATATACCTGGGAATAATAGCAATGACCCGTCTAGCAAGACCCAATACGTCTAAGCTCTGCTACCGGCGGGTTGATAAGAACATCAGTTTGATACAAAATGCCCTCAAATTAGTGGCAATTTGGTTCATCATTGCCGCATATTTTATACCAATTTTCATTATCCCTCACACGGTTCATCCACTTCTGGGTTGGACTCTATACCTGCTTGGCTCATTTGCATTTTTATCCATCACAGTCAATGTCTATCTGCTGCCAATGCTTCCTGTTTTGGTTCCTTGGTTCGGGATCTTTGGTGCTCTTTTGGTCATGGCGTGTCCTTGGTACCCTGATGGTGTTGTGAGAGCTTTGGTCGTGTTTGGCTATGCTTTTTTTTGTTCACCGTTTGTATGGGTATCTTTGGTCAAGATCATGAGTTGTCTCCAAGTCTCACTTGAAAGAGAAGCTTTTTTGCCAAGGTTGGGCGAGTCCTCACCCCCGCCGGGGTTTAACAAGCTATATTAG